One Candidatus Sulfurimonas baltica DNA segment encodes these proteins:
- the lsrK gene encoding autoinducer-2 kinase, which produces MSYLMAIDAGTGSIRAVIFDTKGNQISSAQKEWSHLEEPNVPNSMSFDFDKNWLLTCSCIKESLAGANLNGDDILALSATSMREGIVLYDKEGRELWAVANVDARADKEVRYLKENFAGIEEEFYQKSGQTFALGALPRIMWLKNNRPEVYEKVANISMIGDWILARLSGVIATDPSNGGTTGIFSLKNRDWVPEMAKMVGIKDDIFPKTLEVGTLMGSVTKEASHVTGLSTDTKVVMGGGDVQLGSAGLGVVELWQVAILGGSFWQQVVNIKSDTKVPDDMSIRVNPHVIPNQSQAEGITFFSGLVMRWFRDAFCDMEKLEAKEQGLDVYTILEQKAKDVPVGSYGILPIFSDSMKYGKWYHAAPSFLNLTLDPEVCNRASMFRSLQENAAIVSSINLDKIREFTNITIDEIVFAGGASKGELWSQIVADVTGCRVKIPRVTEATALGAAMAAGVGAGVYESIASAAKKLVVWDKVYEPNMANKKVYDDIKFKWQTAYEAQLKLVDDNITSSMWRAPGL; this is translated from the coding sequence TTGAGCTACTTAATGGCCATAGATGCCGGGACCGGAAGCATAAGGGCGGTAATATTTGATACCAAAGGGAACCAGATAAGTTCCGCTCAAAAAGAGTGGAGCCATTTAGAAGAACCAAATGTGCCAAACAGTATGAGTTTTGATTTTGATAAAAACTGGCTCCTTACATGTAGCTGCATAAAAGAGTCGCTAGCCGGTGCAAATTTAAACGGCGATGATATTCTGGCTCTTAGTGCAACGAGCATGCGTGAGGGGATTGTCCTTTATGATAAAGAGGGCAGAGAGTTGTGGGCTGTCGCAAATGTTGACGCAAGGGCTGACAAAGAGGTTCGGTATCTAAAAGAGAATTTCGCAGGAATTGAAGAGGAGTTTTACCAAAAGTCGGGACAAACCTTTGCTTTGGGTGCGCTTCCACGAATTATGTGGCTTAAGAACAATCGACCTGAAGTTTACGAAAAAGTTGCAAATATCTCAATGATTGGTGATTGGATTTTGGCTCGTTTAAGCGGAGTGATTGCGACTGATCCAAGTAACGGCGGAACTACAGGGATATTCTCTTTAAAAAATCGAGACTGGGTACCTGAGATGGCTAAAATGGTTGGAATTAAAGATGATATATTTCCTAAAACTTTGGAAGTCGGAACTCTTATGGGAAGTGTTACAAAAGAGGCTTCACATGTAACAGGATTATCAACCGACACAAAAGTAGTTATGGGTGGTGGCGATGTACAGCTTGGCTCTGCCGGATTAGGTGTTGTCGAACTTTGGCAGGTGGCAATTTTAGGCGGTTCGTTCTGGCAGCAGGTTGTAAATATAAAGAGTGATACTAAAGTACCCGATGATATGAGCATAAGAGTAAATCCACATGTTATCCCTAACCAGTCCCAAGCCGAAGGGATTACATTTTTCAGCGGTTTGGTAATGAGATGGTTTAGAGATGCTTTTTGTGATATGGAAAAACTTGAGGCGAAAGAGCAAGGTTTGGATGTATACACTATTTTAGAGCAAAAGGCCAAAGATGTTCCAGTAGGCTCGTACGGAATTTTACCTATTTTCTCAGATAGTATGAAGTATGGGAAGTGGTATCACGCAGCTCCTAGTTTTTTAAACCTTACTCTTGACCCTGAAGTTTGCAACCGCGCATCAATGTTCAGAAGTTTGCAAGAAAACGCTGCTATAGTCTCAAGCATAAATCTTGACAAGATTAGAGAGTTTACAAACATAACAATCGACGAAATAGTTTTTGCCGGCGGTGCAAGCAAAGGGGAACTCTGGTCTCAAATAGTTGCAGATGTAACTGGATGCAGAGTTAAGATTCCACGTGTCACAGAAGCAACAGCTTTAGGTGCAGCGATGGCTGCGGGAGTCGGTGCAGGAGTATATGAAAGTATAGCCAGTGCGGCAAAAAAATTGGTTGTGTGGGACAAAGTTTACGAGCCGAATATGGCAAATAAAAAAGTGTATGATGATATAAAATTTAAATGGCAAACTGCATATGAAGCACAATTAAAGTTGGTTGATGATAATATCACGTCTTCAATGTGGAGAGCACCTGGTTTGTAG
- a CDS encoding STT3 domain-containing protein yields the protein MNKLTQETKLTLVYILVAFAFSVAMRMIWMYQFNGYEPFMFNGQFMINTNDGYFYAEGARDILSGITQDNDLSPVASAGSQLTAFFAYILPFSFETVILFMPVFLSSLVVVPIVLIARGLNNLEMGLVAALLASIAWSYYNRTLIGYYDTDMLNIVLPMFLLWSIIWAVKTNKDIYLIITALDIMVYRWWYPQSYALEFSFFGLILFYTLVWDRKNLYNYKLLAIMMFAMIGLDGFIRFPLVLVVYYMFKQERYQKYIYHVFALSVVAFFATGGFDPIWNQLKGYVFKDAVIVGKDGLKLHFYSVMQTVREAGQIPFETFANRISGHSVTFVLSVIGYIYLAYRYKIMLLALPMIGLGFLASVGGLRFTIYAVPVLAFGIAFLITEIARLMPTKKLKVLSTVAFTLMILYPNYKHIEAYRVPTVFNAEEVSVLDKLKTVADREDYVVSWWDYGYPLRYYSDVKTLVDGGKHSGSVNFPVSFILTNPQDVSAKMARLDVEYTEKTFKFREENKERIKNKEVKVFSNIEQMTTDYGFKDTNDFLLSMQTDMKLPDKTRDIYLYLPFRMLEIYPTVNMFSNMNLMSGEMKQPPLFFVSKNFKQNQNIIDLGRGVLLDLQGQSLNIGNNKMPIKRFVKTAYDKDMKLQKEVSISNFMANISVVFMSNYNTFLVLDEQTYNSLYIQLMVLEEYDKTLFEQILATPQAKVYKLKI from the coding sequence TTGAATAAATTAACGCAAGAGACAAAATTAACACTAGTTTATATACTAGTAGCATTCGCTTTTTCAGTAGCAATGCGGATGATTTGGATGTATCAGTTTAACGGTTATGAGCCTTTTATGTTTAATGGGCAGTTTATGATAAACACAAATGATGGCTATTTTTATGCAGAGGGTGCGAGAGATATCCTCAGCGGAATAACTCAGGACAACGACCTCTCTCCTGTTGCTTCTGCCGGCTCACAGCTTACCGCATTTTTTGCTTATATTTTACCTTTTTCTTTTGAGACTGTAATCCTTTTTATGCCGGTTTTTTTAAGCTCGCTTGTAGTCGTTCCAATAGTGCTGATTGCCAGAGGTTTAAACAATTTAGAGATGGGCTTGGTAGCTGCACTTTTAGCATCTATTGCCTGGAGTTACTATAACCGAACTTTGATTGGGTACTACGATACAGATATGTTAAACATTGTACTCCCTATGTTTTTGCTCTGGTCTATTATATGGGCTGTTAAAACAAACAAAGATATTTATCTTATTATAACGGCTCTGGATATCATGGTGTACAGATGGTGGTATCCTCAAAGTTATGCTTTAGAGTTTTCATTTTTTGGATTAATACTTTTTTATACCCTTGTTTGGGATAGAAAAAATCTTTACAACTATAAACTCTTGGCAATAATGATGTTTGCTATGATTGGTTTAGATGGCTTTATAAGATTTCCTTTAGTTTTAGTTGTATATTACATGTTTAAACAAGAGAGATACCAAAAATATATCTACCATGTTTTCGCTCTCTCGGTGGTTGCATTTTTTGCAACTGGAGGGTTTGACCCAATCTGGAACCAGTTAAAAGGGTATGTTTTTAAAGATGCCGTAATCGTAGGAAAAGATGGTCTTAAACTTCATTTTTACTCAGTTATGCAGACTGTTAGAGAAGCGGGACAGATCCCTTTTGAGACATTTGCAAACCGCATAAGCGGGCACAGTGTCACATTTGTACTCTCGGTTATTGGTTATATATATTTGGCATATAGATATAAGATTATGCTGCTAGCTCTTCCTATGATAGGACTAGGTTTTCTGGCTAGTGTCGGTGGTCTAAGATTTACCATCTATGCAGTTCCTGTTTTAGCCTTTGGTATAGCTTTTTTAATCACAGAAATTGCACGCTTAATGCCAACCAAGAAGCTAAAAGTCTTAAGCACAGTAGCTTTTACTTTAATGATTTTGTATCCAAACTACAAACATATAGAAGCTTACAGAGTACCTACTGTTTTTAATGCAGAGGAAGTTAGTGTTTTAGACAAATTAAAAACAGTTGCCGACAGAGAAGATTATGTAGTCTCTTGGTGGGATTATGGATATCCGCTAAGATACTACAGTGATGTAAAAACACTTGTAGATGGTGGAAAGCACAGTGGAAGTGTAAATTTCCCGGTAAGTTTTATACTTACTAATCCTCAGGATGTTTCAGCAAAAATGGCTAGACTCGATGTTGAGTATACAGAAAAAACCTTTAAGTTTAGAGAAGAGAATAAAGAGCGTATAAAAAATAAAGAAGTTAAAGTTTTCTCAAATATAGAGCAGATGACAACAGATTATGGTTTTAAAGATACAAATGACTTTTTACTCTCAATGCAAACAGATATGAAGCTTCCAGATAAAACAAGAGATATATATCTTTATTTACCGTTTAGAATGTTAGAGATTTACCCAACAGTAAATATGTTCTCAAATATGAACTTGATGAGCGGAGAGATGAAACAGCCGCCACTGTTTTTTGTAAGTAAAAATTTTAAACAAAATCAAAATATAATTGACTTGGGCAGAGGTGTTTTGCTTGACTTACAAGGGCAAAGTTTAAATATTGGAAATAATAAAATGCCAATAAAAAGATTTGTAAAAACAGCTTACGATAAAGATATGAAACTGCAAAAAGAGGTGAGTATCTCAAACTTTATGGCAAATATAAGTGTTGTTTTTATGTCAAACTACAACACTTTTTTAGTCCTTGATGAGCAGACGTACAACTCACTCTATATTCAACTGATGGTGCTTGAGGAATATGATAAAACACTATTTGAGCAAATTTTAGCAACTCCTCAAGCAAAGGTATATAAACTTAAGATATAA
- the mqnE gene encoding aminofutalosine synthase MqnE has protein sequence MKKGNKLNIKEKVLARKRIDFDEALALYEMDLFEIGELADKIRQEKHGKKTYFNINRHINPTNVCADVCKFCAYSATRKNPNQYTMSHDEIMDVVKDIDSRGAKEVHIVSAHNPNTGLDWYLEIFKKIKTAYPHLHVKALTAAEVDFLSREYGKSYDEIIDLMVENGVDSMPGGGAEIFDEKVREYICKGKVTSQQWLDIHEKWHGRGKKSNVTMLFGHVESRANRIDHMMRIRELQDKTGGFNCFIPLVYQTENNYLKVDKFITANEILKTMAISRIVLDNVPHLKAYWVTSTVNLALVAQEFGANDLDGTIEKESINSAAGAASANGVKLEDFTALIKNSGFIPVERDSVYNEIKAW, from the coding sequence ATGAAAAAAGGCAATAAATTGAATATTAAAGAAAAAGTTTTAGCAAGAAAGCGAATAGATTTTGATGAAGCTTTAGCGCTTTATGAGATGGATCTTTTTGAAATCGGTGAACTCGCAGATAAAATTAGACAAGAGAAACACGGTAAAAAGACATACTTTAATATAAACCGCCATATAAACCCTACAAATGTATGTGCCGATGTTTGCAAGTTTTGCGCTTACAGTGCGACAAGAAAAAATCCAAATCAGTACACTATGAGTCATGATGAGATAATGGATGTTGTTAAAGATATTGACTCACGCGGCGCCAAAGAGGTTCATATAGTCTCAGCCCACAACCCCAACACAGGTTTAGATTGGTACTTGGAAATTTTTAAAAAGATTAAAACCGCTTATCCGCATCTACATGTAAAGGCATTGACTGCTGCTGAGGTTGATTTTTTATCCCGTGAGTATGGTAAAAGTTATGATGAGATTATAGACCTTATGGTTGAGAATGGTGTGGACTCTATGCCAGGAGGCGGTGCTGAGATTTTTGATGAGAAGGTTCGTGAGTATATCTGTAAAGGTAAGGTTACTTCGCAGCAGTGGCTGGACATACATGAAAAGTGGCATGGACGTGGTAAAAAGAGTAATGTTACTATGCTTTTTGGACATGTAGAGAGCAGAGCAAATCGCATAGACCATATGATGAGAATACGAGAGCTTCAGGATAAGACAGGCGGTTTTAACTGCTTTATTCCACTTGTGTATCAGACTGAAAACAACTACTTAAAAGTTGATAAATTTATAACAGCAAATGAAATTTTAAAGACCATGGCTATTAGCCGTATAGTTTTGGATAATGTACCACATCTTAAAGCATACTGGGTTACATCAACTGTAAATTTAGCCTTGGTTGCCCAAGAGTTCGGAGCAAATGATCTCGACGGTACAATAGAAAAAGAGTCTATAAACTCCGCTGCCGGAGCTGCAAGTGCAAATGGCGTTAAGCTTGAGGATTTTACCGCACTTATTAAAAACAGCGGTTTTATACCAGTTGAGAGAGACAGCGTTTACAATGAAATAAAAGCTTGGTAG
- a CDS encoding DNA ligase, whose protein sequence is MKLILLIFLFSSLFASKPEIFLLNKYSEDINVTSWYMSEKLDGVRAYWDGNRLISRSGKIFSAPAFFTKEFPKHKLDGELWSKRGDFSNISSIVNQQKPHSGWKNLTYNVFEVPDMQGDFLQRLATVKSKTKYLKTIKQIRVKDKKHLKEFLKSVEEKGGEGVVVRNGELSYYTGRDNNALKVKSYIDEECEVIGYKKGQGKYENQTGSISCKMKNTQVINIGSGFNDYQRANPPKIGAIITFKYYGLTSNGRPRFPVFLYTRE, encoded by the coding sequence ATGAAACTTATTTTACTTATTTTTTTATTTTCATCTCTGTTCGCATCAAAGCCAGAGATATTTCTTTTAAATAAATATAGTGAAGATATAAATGTGACATCGTGGTATATGAGCGAGAAACTTGACGGTGTAAGAGCCTACTGGGACGGAAATAGATTAATATCCAGATCAGGCAAAATTTTTTCGGCTCCGGCATTTTTTACAAAAGAGTTTCCAAAACACAAACTAGACGGAGAGCTTTGGAGCAAAAGAGGCGATTTTTCAAATATCTCGTCCATCGTAAATCAGCAAAAGCCTCATAGCGGTTGGAAAAATTTAACTTACAATGTTTTTGAAGTCCCAGATATGCAAGGAGATTTTTTACAGAGGTTAGCGACAGTTAAAAGTAAAACAAAATATTTAAAGACTATAAAACAAATTAGAGTAAAAGACAAGAAACATTTAAAGGAGTTTTTAAAATCTGTTGAAGAAAAAGGTGGAGAGGGTGTGGTAGTTCGCAATGGAGAGCTTTCATACTATACAGGAAGAGACAACAACGCTTTAAAGGTTAAAAGTTATATAGATGAAGAGTGCGAAGTTATCGGCTATAAAAAAGGGCAAGGAAAATACGAGAATCAGACTGGCTCAATCTCCTGTAAGATGAAAAATACGCAGGTTATAAATATTGGGAGCGGTTTTAACGATTACCAAAGAGCAAACCCTCCAAAAATAGGTGCTATAATAACATTTAAGTATTACGGCTTAACATCAAATGGCAGGCCCAGGTTTCCTGTTTTTTTATATACTAGAGAGTAA
- a CDS encoding glycosyltransferase family 2 protein, which yields MDISVVIPTYNRYEVLQRALASVYSQTHKPKEVIVIDDGSNDETSQIKKLFPQVKYIYQKNTGVSSARNLGIKNSTCNWITFLDSDDEWHKDKLALHVEFHKNNRDILMSYTDEKWIRDGIEVKIPKKFHKFGGDIFEKCLSHCIIAPSAAMMHIDLINRVGLFDESLEVCEDYEMWLRVTCRDKVGLIDEKLITKYGRSDDQLSVKFWGMDRFRVQALEKLLSLELHLEQKNLLRETLVKKYSVLLKGAIKYDKMLDIEEYKIKIERYRFE from the coding sequence ATGGATATATCGGTTGTAATTCCAACTTATAACCGATATGAAGTTCTTCAAAGGGCTTTAGCTTCCGTTTACTCCCAAACTCATAAGCCAAAAGAGGTCATTGTTATAGATGATGGCTCTAATGATGAAACCTCACAAATCAAAAAATTGTTTCCACAAGTCAAATATATTTACCAAAAAAACACAGGTGTTTCAAGTGCAAGAAATTTGGGGATAAAAAACTCTACATGTAACTGGATTACATTTTTAGATTCCGACGATGAGTGGCATAAAGATAAATTAGCTCTACATGTGGAGTTCCATAAAAATAATAGAGATATTTTAATGAGTTACACGGACGAGAAGTGGATTAGAGACGGAATTGAAGTAAAAATACCTAAAAAGTTTCATAAGTTTGGCGGAGATATATTTGAAAAGTGTTTGTCTCACTGCATAATAGCCCCATCAGCTGCCATGATGCATATTGACTTGATAAACAGAGTTGGACTATTTGATGAGAGTTTAGAGGTTTGTGAAGATTATGAGATGTGGCTTAGAGTTACATGTAGAGATAAAGTTGGCTTGATAGATGAAAAACTCATTACCAAATATGGCAGAAGCGATGACCAGCTAAGTGTGAAGTTTTGGGGAATGGACAGATTTAGGGTGCAAGCTCTGGAGAAACTTTTGAGCTTGGAGTTACATTTAGAGCAAAAAAACCTGCTAAGAGAAACTTTAGTAAAAAAATATAGCGTACTCCTAAAAGGGGCTATAAAATATGATAAAATGTTGGACATTGAAGAGTATAAAATTAAAATAGAGAGATACAGATTTGAATAA
- the galU gene encoding UTP--glucose-1-phosphate uridylyltransferase GalU — translation MSKNNTKIRKCLFPAAGYGTRFLPATKAIPKEMLPVLTKPLLQYGVEEAITAGIETMAIVTGRGKRAIEDHFDISYELEHQIKGTSKEHYLTEIRKVITNCTFSYTRQIEMKGLGHAILSGETLIGDEPFAVILADDLCDNEGESVLLQMTKLYEKYKCSIVAVEEIPMNETNKYGVIAGDPLEESILRVTNMVEKPDPKDAPSNLAIIGRYILTPDIFDIIRDTKPGKGGEIQITDALLTQAKEGRVIAYKFKGTRFDCGSVDGFVEATNYFYDKSKS, via the coding sequence ATGTCAAAAAATAATACCAAGATTAGAAAGTGCCTTTTTCCTGCAGCCGGCTACGGGACAAGATTCCTCCCAGCAACAAAAGCGATACCTAAAGAGATGCTCCCCGTACTTACAAAACCACTTTTGCAGTATGGAGTAGAAGAGGCGATTACTGCAGGTATAGAGACTATGGCAATTGTAACAGGACGCGGAAAACGTGCTATAGAGGATCATTTTGATATATCTTACGAGCTTGAACATCAGATAAAGGGTACATCTAAAGAGCACTATCTAACAGAGATAAGAAAAGTGATAACAAATTGTACTTTTTCATACACTAGACAGATTGAGATGAAGGGTCTAGGTCATGCAATCCTTAGCGGAGAGACTCTTATCGGAGATGAGCCGTTTGCAGTAATACTCGCAGATGATTTATGTGACAATGAGGGCGAGTCAGTTCTTTTACAAATGACAAAACTATATGAAAAGTATAAGTGCTCTATAGTTGCAGTAGAAGAGATTCCTATGAACGAGACAAATAAATACGGCGTTATAGCCGGAGACCCACTAGAAGAGTCTATTTTGAGAGTTACAAATATGGTTGAGAAGCCAGACCCAAAAGATGCCCCATCCAACTTGGCTATTATTGGCAGATATATTTTAACACCTGATATTTTTGACATCATTAGAGATACAAAACCTGGAAAAGGTGGAGAGATACAGATAACCGATGCACTTTTAACACAGGCAAAAGAGGGAAGAGTAATAGCGTACAAGTTTAAAGGGACAAGATTTGATTGTGGTTCTGTAGACGGTTTTGTTGAAGCAACAAACTATTTTTACGACAAAAGCAAATCATAA
- a CDS encoding putative quinol monooxygenase, protein MSITKRVTFIAKEGSEAKMKELLTAMVAPSKVEDGCIFYDIFVYENNPRKFMAVESWRDEKALDGHKATEHYAVYKSSYEPYCEKKYSDELEILG, encoded by the coding sequence ATGAGTATAACAAAAAGAGTAACTTTTATTGCAAAAGAGGGGAGTGAAGCTAAAATGAAAGAGCTTTTAACAGCTATGGTAGCACCATCGAAGGTAGAGGATGGATGTATCTTTTATGACATTTTTGTATATGAAAATAACCCAAGAAAATTTATGGCTGTAGAGAGCTGGAGAGATGAAAAAGCTCTGGACGGACATAAAGCAACAGAACATTATGCTGTTTACAAAAGCAGTTATGAGCCATATTGTGAAAAAAAATACAGTGACGAATTAGAAATTTTAGGCTAA
- a CDS encoding glucose-6-phosphate isomerase, with the protein MKYQNNFNPTISDEDVFSEIVKEKEHIGYYNLVHQDTTAFKDYASSVKQSNVVVIGIGGSTLGTYAIYKFLKYSKKLSKNLYFLETTDPIDIKSKLEAINLNDTLFVVISKSGTTVETVSIFKYIHSLVKIDKNNTLVITEFDSKLNQYAKANDMKTFEIPKNVGGRFSVFSAVGLLPLAIVGIDIDELLGGAKEVYDSFFSKSVDYDGVMKKARLFVEYKNSFNINVVFSYSSRLEGFNKWYIQLWGESLGKVDINSTRQGLTPVGIIGPIDQHSFLQLIIEGRRDKTVTVIKVDDFHSDLKIPHVKLEGLGELDYLDNIEFSSLINKQADATIASINNLNDIPCDVITIDTVNERSIASLMYEYELLTSVCAKLMYINAYDQPGVESGKIILKDKLKKR; encoded by the coding sequence ATGAAATATCAAAACAATTTTAACCCAACTATATCGGACGAAGATGTTTTTTCCGAGATTGTAAAAGAGAAAGAGCATATTGGTTACTATAATTTGGTTCATCAAGACACTACTGCTTTTAAAGATTATGCTTCTAGTGTTAAGCAATCAAATGTAGTTGTGATAGGGATAGGGGGAAGTACTCTTGGGACATATGCAATATATAAGTTTTTAAAATATTCAAAAAAACTTAGTAAAAATCTCTACTTTTTAGAGACGACAGACCCTATAGATATCAAGTCTAAACTAGAGGCGATAAACCTAAATGACACTCTTTTTGTTGTTATTTCAAAATCAGGAACAACTGTTGAGACGGTTTCGATATTCAAGTATATACATTCACTTGTAAAAATTGACAAAAACAACACTTTGGTTATAACCGAGTTTGATTCAAAGTTAAATCAGTATGCAAAAGCTAATGATATGAAAACTTTTGAAATTCCAAAAAATGTTGGTGGAAGATTCTCTGTTTTTAGCGCAGTAGGGTTATTGCCATTGGCAATTGTAGGTATAGATATAGATGAACTTTTGGGCGGTGCAAAAGAGGTATATGATTCATTTTTCTCAAAGAGTGTAGATTATGACGGAGTGATGAAAAAAGCAAGATTATTTGTAGAGTATAAAAATAGTTTTAACATAAATGTGGTCTTCTCATACTCCTCTAGACTCGAGGGTTTTAACAAGTGGTATATTCAGCTTTGGGGTGAGAGTTTGGGTAAAGTAGATATAAACAGCACTAGACAGGGGTTAACTCCAGTGGGGATTATCGGGCCAATAGACCAGCACTCTTTTTTACAGCTTATAATAGAGGGAAGACGTGATAAAACTGTTACAGTGATAAAAGTAGATGATTTTCATAGCGATTTGAAAATACCACATGTAAAGTTGGAAGGTCTTGGAGAATTAGACTATTTAGACAATATAGAGTTCTCTTCACTTATAAATAAGCAAGCAGATGCTACAATTGCATCAATTAACAATTTAAATGATATTCCGTGTGATGTAATAACAATAGACACTGTAAATGAGAGAAGCATAGCTAGCCTGATGTACGAGTATGAACTACTGACATCAGTATGTGCAAAGCTTATGTATATAAACGCTTATGACCAACCAGGTGTTGAATCAGGGAAGATTATTTTAAAAGATAAGTTGAAAAAGAGATAA
- a CDS encoding trimeric intracellular cation channel family protein: MQYTVFLDIIGTIAFALSGYILAAKAKYDILGILVIAFITAFGGGVVRDLLVDRMPYIFHKTYPITIVVITIIAAYIFKLHKNTTLTHNFVFIISDSIGLSIFAFTGAIVALESGFNLAGIMFLSFLTAVGGGIIRDMIMNKVPFVLKNDFYGTVAFILGFLVWLLSTLNLLNSLSTIILLIFGVIMRLMAIKFKWKLPKLI; the protein is encoded by the coding sequence TTGCAGTACACAGTATTTTTGGATATTATTGGCACAATAGCTTTTGCTCTCTCTGGTTATATATTAGCAGCAAAAGCGAAGTATGACATTTTAGGGATTCTAGTAATTGCATTTATCACCGCTTTTGGCGGTGGAGTTGTTAGAGATTTGCTAGTTGACAGAATGCCATATATATTTCACAAGACATATCCGATTACGATTGTAGTTATTACGATTATTGCTGCATATATATTTAAACTGCATAAAAACACTACGCTGACACACAATTTTGTTTTTATAATTAGTGACAGCATAGGACTTAGTATATTTGCTTTTACCGGTGCCATAGTTGCTTTGGAGTCTGGTTTTAATTTAGCAGGTATAATGTTTTTGTCTTTTTTAACTGCTGTCGGCGGCGGTATTATCAGAGACATGATTATGAACAAGGTCCCTTTTGTTTTAAAAAACGATTTTTATGGAACAGTCGCTTTTATCTTGGGTTTTTTAGTCTGGTTACTCTCAACCTTAAACCTGCTAAATTCACTCTCTACGATAATACTTTTGATTTTTGGAGTCATTATGAGATTGATGGCAATAAAATTTAAGTGGAAACTCCCTAAACTAATATGA
- the metK gene encoding methionine adenosyltransferase, with the protein MYLFTSEVVSPGHPDKVADIIADSIVDKLIIGDPKSRVASEVFVAGKHVIIGGEVTSKTKVSIEDYKKIAIDALIKIGYDGNKNFTHKECLYPEDVDVQVLLNRQSPDINQGVDQEDGETGAGDQGIMFGYADIETNNFMPSAITYARMLMEKVYHYALAHPHKLGVDIKTQVTMDYGIKANFEECEPKKIHTIVVSAPCVSTMNIETVRELILDLIIDTGLPKNLFNPHDCIIHINPTGKYVSHSPLHDSGLTGRKLIVDSFGGYAPIGGGAQSSKDYTKVDRSGLYAGRYIAKHIVAAGLAKKAIVQLSYAIGVAKPTSVAVDTCGTVIDGLDDDKLSAFVQDNFSLTPNWITKKFALDKPSEETFLYADVAARGQVGQSDYPWEKLDELEKFEALK; encoded by the coding sequence ATGTATTTATTTACAAGTGAAGTAGTTAGCCCTGGGCATCCGGATAAAGTAGCAGATATAATTGCAGATAGTATAGTTGATAAGCTAATTATTGGTGATCCAAAGTCAAGAGTAGCATCGGAAGTATTTGTTGCAGGTAAGCATGTAATTATCGGTGGTGAAGTTACATCAAAGACTAAAGTTTCTATTGAGGATTATAAAAAAATCGCAATAGATGCTCTTATAAAAATTGGTTATGACGGAAATAAAAACTTTACTCATAAAGAGTGTCTGTATCCTGAAGATGTAGATGTGCAGGTGCTTTTAAATCGTCAAAGCCCGGATATCAATCAAGGTGTAGACCAAGAAGATGGCGAGACTGGTGCCGGCGATCAGGGTATTATGTTTGGTTACGCCGATATTGAGACAAATAACTTTATGCCAAGTGCGATTACTTACGCAAGAATGCTGATGGAAAAAGTTTATCACTACGCTTTAGCTCATCCACACAAACTAGGCGTTGATATTAAAACTCAGGTGACGATGGATTACGGGATAAAAGCAAACTTTGAAGAGTGTGAACCAAAAAAGATTCATACAATCGTAGTTTCAGCTCCATGTGTCTCTACTATGAATATTGAGACTGTACGTGAGCTTATCTTAGACCTAATTATTGACACTGGCTTGCCTAAAAATCTTTTTAATCCTCATGATTGTATTATTCACATCAACCCAACAGGAAAGTATGTTTCTCACTCTCCGCTTCACGATAGCGGTTTAACTGGTAGAAAGCTGATAGTTGATAGTTTTGGCGGATATGCACCAATCGGCGGAGGGGCACAAAGCTCAAAAGATTACACAAAGGTTGACAGAAGCGGACTTTATGCAGGGCGTTATATCGCTAAACATATTGTTGCAGCGGGTTTAGCTAAAAAAGCTATAGTGCAGTTATCTTATGCGATTGGTGTTGCAAAACCGACTTCTGTTGCAGTCGATACATGTGGAACGGTTATAGACGGACTTGACGATGATAAATTATCTGCTTTTGTTCAGGACAACTTCTCTTTGACTCCAAATTGGATTACAAAGAAGTTTGCTCTTGACAAGCCAAGCGAAGAGACTTTTCTTTATGCAGATGTTGCAGCTCGCGGACAAGTTGGTCAAAGTGATTACCCATGGGAAAAACTTGACGAACTTGAAAAATTCGAGGCTCTAAAATAA